The Streptomyces sp. V3I7 genome segment GATCGGCGAGTTGCCATCCGAGGGCGGCACCGCCCGCGCCGAGCAGCACGGCGAGGGAGGTGAACCCGTCCGTACGGGCGTGCAGTCCGTCGGCGACCAGTGCGGCGGAGCCGATGTCGCGGCCGACGCGGATGCGGTAGCGGGCCACCCACTCGTTGCCGAGGAAGCCGAGCACGGCCGCGGCGGCGACGGCCGGGACGTGGTGCAGGTCCCGGGGATCGAGCAGCCGGTCGACGGCCGACCACGCGGTGAACGCGGCGGAGGCGGCGATCGTCAGCAGGACGACGACGCCGGCCAGGTCCTCGGCGCGCCCGTAGCCGTAGGTGAACCGGCGCGTGGCCGCCCGGCGGCCGAGGACGAAGGCGATGCCGAGAGGGACGGCGGTCAGCGCGTCGGCGGAGTTGTGCACGGTGTCGCCGAGCAGGGCGACCGATCCGGAGACCAGCACGATCCCCGCCTGTGCGAGAGCCGTCCCGCCCAGGGCGGCCAGCGAGACCCACAGCGCCCGCATGCCGCGCGCGGAGGACTCCAGGGCCGTGTCGACGCGGTCGGCCGCCTCGTGCGTGTGGGGCTTGATGAGATGACGGAGCTGGTGACGCACAGGGGACTCCTTCCGGCCGCGGGAACGCCCGCGTCACATGGGGACCAACGCGCGGGACGCCGAAGACACCGTCGTCCATTATCTGCGGATAAGCCCCTGATTTCACCTCTCACCTGCACTCGATGCGCAGCCGCGCACAGGCGGCGAACGGCGCCCCGCGAGGCCCACGGCGCCGCGGTGCGACCGATGCCCCGCTGTGCCACCTCTCGCAACTCCCGCAACGATGGCGGATTCTGTGCGCTCCCACCCTCTGGCGGACGCGCGTAGAACGCGCCATCATGGCTCCGTTCGTCTCTCTCGCACCACCGCTCCATGCACGGCTCGGCGCACCACCGCTCCATGCACGGCTCGGCGC includes the following:
- a CDS encoding cation diffusion facilitator family transporter; this translates as MRHQLRHLIKPHTHEAADRVDTALESSARGMRALWVSLAALGGTALAQAGIVLVSGSVALLGDTVHNSADALTAVPLGIAFVLGRRAATRRFTYGYGRAEDLAGVVVLLTIAASAAFTAWSAVDRLLDPRDLHHVPAVAAAAVLGFLGNEWVARYRIRVGRDIGSAALVADGLHARTDGFTSLAVLLGAGGAALGWQLADPLVGLAITGAILLVLRDAAREVLRRLMDAVDPALVDAAERALADVEGVQGVGELRLRWIGHRLRAEVAVVVDAELTVREAHRVAVGAEHALLHAVPKLAAALVHADPTVAEGEGDPHLALAHHAAA